A single genomic interval of Chloroflexota bacterium harbors:
- a CDS encoding nitroreductase family deazaflavin-dependent oxidoreductase, whose product MQEQTSASRKPPRGLQRLLWRAPIWLYKLHLGGLLGQRFLLLTHTGRKSGKPRQAVIEIDDYDPQTNSYLIASGFGRQSDWYRNIRKTPQVMIQVGNRQMAARAEPLSPEQSGEAMVTYAHKHPTAARNLAKMIGLDVDGSDESYRAAARDHVPFVRLHVLSNAEG is encoded by the coding sequence GTGCAAGAACAAACCAGCGCCTCTCGGAAACCTCCCCGCGGCTTACAGCGCCTGCTGTGGCGGGCACCCATCTGGCTCTACAAACTACATCTGGGTGGGCTGCTGGGCCAACGTTTCCTGCTGCTCACCCACACCGGCCGCAAGTCGGGCAAACCCCGCCAGGCTGTGATCGAGATCGACGACTACGACCCGCAAACCAACAGCTATCTCATTGCTTCCGGCTTCGGCCGCCAGTCGGACTGGTACCGCAACATCCGGAAAACACCCCAGGTCATGATCCAGGTAGGGAACAGGCAAATGGCAGCCAGAGCCGAGCCACTCTCGCCGGAACAGTCGGGCGAGGCCATGGTAACCTACGCGCACAAACATCCCACCGCCGCCCGCAACCTGGCGAAAATGATCGGGCTTGATGTGGATGGAAGCGATGAAAGCTATCGGGCTGCGGCGCGCGACCATGTGCCCTTTGTGCGCTTGCATGTCCTGAGCAACGCCGAAGGATAA